The Pecten maximus chromosome 11, xPecMax1.1, whole genome shotgun sequence genome has a segment encoding these proteins:
- the LOC117337907 gene encoding dnaJ homolog subfamily A member 2-like, translated as MADTTLYEVLGVSKTASDGEIKKSYYKLAKEFHPDKNPAAEDKFKEISFAYEVLSNPEKRETYDRFGLQGLKEGGGGGGGAGFSDMFGDLFGGMFGGGPFGMGGMGMGGRRGRRKGEDTLHPLRVTLEDLYNGKTSKLQLSKTVICTKCNGSGGKEGAMHRCRTCNGRGVKVTLRQLGPGMVQQMQSVCPDCHGEGEMINEKDKCKDCKGKKVINQTKILEVNVDKGMRDNQKITFRWEGDQLPDMEPGDVIIVLKQQEHELYTRDGENLYCTYNLSLTEALCGFQFTLKHLDGRDLLVKSPPGDVIHPGAVKCIKGEGMPLYKSPFDKGDLLVKFDITFPPQNFAPEHKLQKLEKLLPARPKVEIPTGEDVEEVNLVDLDETRGSGRRGGNEAYDEDSDDEGGHGGPRVQCAHQ; from the exons tCCTACTATAAGTTGGCAAAGGAATTTCATCCTGACAAGAACCCAGCAGCAGAAGACAAA tttaaaGAAATAAGCTTTGCCTATGAAGTTCTTTCCAATCCTGAGAAAAGGGAGACCTATGACAGGTTTGGACTACAAGGACTCAAGGAAGGAGGTGGAGGTGGAGGGGGAGCAG GTTTTTCCGACATGTTTGGTGATTTGTTTGGAGGAATGTTTGGTGGTGGTCCATTTGGAATGGGTGGAATGGGAATGGGTGGACGACGTGGCAGAAGGAAAGGAGAGGATACACTTCATCCCCTCAG aGTAACGCTTGAAGACCTGTATAATGGAAAAACATCAAAGTTGCAATTAAGCAAAACTGTAATCTGTACAAAGTGCAATGG ATCTGGTGGAAAAGAAGGAGCCATGCATAGATGTAGAACATGTAATGGTCGTGGTGTCAAGGTAACACTTAGACAGCTAGGTCCTGGCATGGTACAGCAAATGCAATCTGTATGTCCTGATTGTCATGGAGAAG GTGAGATGATTAATGAAAAGGACAAGTGTAAAGACTGTAAAGGAAAGAAAGTGATCAATCAAACAAAGATCCTTGAGGTCAATGTGGACAAAGGCATGAGGGACAACCAGAAAATTACTTTCCGATGGGAAGGTGACCAACTG CCTGATATGGAACCTGGTGATGTTATAATTGTGCTGAAGCAACAGGAACATGAACTATACACACGTGATGGAGAAAACCTTTACTGTACTTACAACCTTAGTCTAACAGAAGCTCTCTGTGGTTTCCAGTTTACTCTCAAACATTTAGATGGTAGAGATTTACTCGTCAAAAGTCCCCCTGGTGATGTAATACATCCAG gAGCTGTAAAGTGCATAAAAGGAGAGGGAATGCCTCTATACAAGAGTCCATTTGACAAGGGAGACCTTTTGGTCAAGTTTGATATCACCTTCCCACCACAGAACTTTGCTCCTGAACACAAGTTACAG AAATTGGAGAAACTTCTCCCAGCTCGGCCCAAAGTCGAAATCCCAACTGGTGAAGATGTAGAGGAAGTGAACTTGGTAGATTTGGATGAAACCAGAGGAAGTGGTCGTCGCGGTGGCAATGAGGCATACGATGAGGATAGTGATGATGAGGGAGGCCATGGAGGACCCAGGGTTCAGTGTGCACATCAATAA